Proteins co-encoded in one Candidatus Cloacimonadota bacterium genomic window:
- a CDS encoding T9SS type A sorting domain-containing protein, whose translation MKRKSFFWLALIVLSMLSTSVFAQFAGGSGTENDPWQIATADHLNNLRNYLGSVHHDKFFIQTADIDLGVPPYSEGEGWEPIGQEDWQTHFQGNYDGAGHKISGLYIDRPDENFQALFGVMRGSVRDLELEDVNVTGGTNVGALVGEADGAGVISGCHSSGYVEGYSTVGGLVGLANYSQIIDCHSSATVMGQLHTGGLLGGIEGGKLLNCYSSSTVWGMENTGGLIGTVLNDADISHCHSSGEVTGEYKTGGFAGEFDYKIIDEEFQIYATLCHSSAEVYGVTSTGGFAGSSAFPMDFCHSTGAVNGQIKTGGFVGENLVSISNCFSTGSVYGMQDTGGFVGWNQGLTKECYSQGEVWGEENTGGLAGRTSGFIRDCYSAANVDGNDNTGGLAGKNEAFILTSYSYGGVFGEIPTTGGLVGKNQPNNTQILSSYWDMEASAQSSSDGGQGRLTAQMVFPHSDDSYVAWDWEIWAPDAEHSINGGYPYLRAFHTDSGIDDPVPSIPENMISAFPQPAFKAPRVSIKSESPGKLSYAIYNVRGQKVYSAEILGFEKEQSFELPLEAWKRLSNGVYLLSLERDKHRIATSRMVVVK comes from the coding sequence ATGAAAAGGAAAAGCTTCTTTTGGCTGGCATTGATAGTTTTATCGATGCTTTCGACATCGGTTTTTGCCCAGTTCGCCGGAGGTTCCGGCACCGAGAACGACCCCTGGCAGATTGCCACGGCAGATCATTTGAACAATCTGCGCAACTACCTTGGATCGGTGCATCACGATAAGTTTTTCATCCAAACGGCGGATATCGATTTGGGGGTTCCTCCCTACAGCGAGGGCGAAGGCTGGGAGCCGATTGGACAAGAGGATTGGCAAACTCACTTTCAAGGCAATTACGATGGAGCCGGGCATAAAATCAGCGGACTCTATATCGACAGGCCGGATGAGAATTTTCAGGCTCTTTTTGGCGTCATGCGCGGAAGCGTCCGGGATTTGGAACTGGAGGACGTAAACGTGACAGGCGGAACAAATGTCGGCGCTTTGGTGGGAGAAGCCGACGGGGCCGGTGTCATCAGCGGCTGTCACAGTTCAGGATACGTTGAAGGCTATAGTACTGTCGGCGGCTTGGTGGGCTTGGCTAACTATTCCCAAATCATCGACTGCCACAGTTCCGCAACGGTTATGGGGCAGTTACACACGGGCGGTCTGCTTGGGGGAATTGAAGGCGGCAAACTCCTGAACTGCTACAGCTCTTCAACGGTTTGGGGAATGGAGAACACGGGAGGTTTGATCGGAACTGTGTTAAACGATGCCGATATTTCCCACTGCCACAGCAGCGGTGAGGTGACCGGAGAATATAAGACCGGCGGCTTTGCAGGAGAATTTGATTACAAGATTATTGACGAAGAATTTCAGATCTACGCCACCCTCTGTCATAGTTCCGCAGAGGTTTATGGCGTCACGAGTACGGGCGGATTTGCGGGCAGTTCCGCTTTTCCGATGGACTTTTGCCACAGTACGGGAGCTGTAAACGGCCAAATTAAAACCGGCGGATTTGTGGGAGAGAACCTCGTAAGCATCTCAAACTGCTTTAGCACAGGAAGCGTTTATGGCATGCAAGATACGGGTGGGTTTGTGGGATGGAATCAAGGGTTAACCAAAGAATGCTATAGCCAGGGAGAGGTGTGGGGCGAAGAAAATACCGGCGGCTTGGCGGGCAGAACCTCGGGGTTTATCCGAGACTGCTATAGCGCCGCCAACGTTGATGGCAATGACAACACCGGCGGCTTGGCGGGAAAAAATGAGGCCTTCATCCTCACATCATACAGCTATGGGGGCGTTTTTGGTGAAATCCCAACTACGGGCGGTTTGGTGGGAAAAAATCAGCCCAACAACACGCAGATTCTAAGCAGCTATTGGGATATGGAAGCTTCGGCTCAATCCAGCAGCGATGGCGGACAAGGGCGCCTGACGGCGCAGATGGTCTTTCCCCACAGCGATGACAGCTACGTGGCTTGGGACTGGGAAATCTGGGCGCCGGATGCAGAACACAGCATAAACGGCGGCTACCCCTACCTTCGAGCCTTTCACACTGATTCCGGAATTGACGACCCCGTTCCGTCCATCCCGGAAAACATGATCAGCGCATTTCCACAGCCGGCTTTCAAAGCGCCGAGGGTTTCCATCAAAAGCGAAAGCCCTGGAAAGCTCAGCTATGCAATCTATAACGTTCGTGGACAGAAAGTGTATTCCGCGGAGATTTTGGGTTTTGAAAAAGAACAGAGCTTCGAGCTTCCCCTTGAGGCTTGGAA